From the Mesoplasma syrphidae genome, the window ATATGATCTTGTTTCACCAGAATCATCTATAGCTTTAATTTTTGAATTTGTATAATAATCTGAATTTACATAATCGTTATCATTATAAATTCATGCTTGTTTTGGCAATTCAATTCCATTTTTTGCAAGCTGTAAAACTTTTGATGTTGTTTCCAAATTTGTCAATGTCTGATCTTTTTTCAATTTGTAGACTGTGCGTGATTGTTGATTTGTTATAACTGGAGCAGTTAATGTATTTGTTGCCTTGTCATAAACTTTAGTACCATTAAATTCAATATCGTTAATTGACGCATCTGCTTGTGGATTTGATGAATTGAAAACTTTTTCTAAGGCTTTAATAGTTTTTCTATCAAAAAATGCTCTTTCTTCAGACTCTTGATCAAGTTTATAAGCCACTTGGCTTTTATCTAAACCAGTAATTCCAACATTGTTATATCGGTCACTTGAAACATTCAATTCAGTCGAAATAGATTCTTTTTTCGGAATGAATTGTTCAAAATTATAACCTAAACTGTATTGTTCCAAACGTGACTCTTTTTGAATATAACCTTTAACATAAGGTGGAACCTCGCTCATTAATACATCAATAATTTGTTGTTTTCAATTATTACTTTCACTATTTCCAGGCCCAACACCAGAAACTGATCCCATAACTGCTTTAATAAGTGTTGGAATTGATTCAGTAACTGAAGATGATATTTGCCTTACCATCGCTAGTTTTGCCTCATCATTTCAATTTGCATCGCTAATTTTTGGATTTAAACTTTCTTTACTATTTAAAATCATTGCAAACATTTGATCAATCATTCCAATTGAAAATGCTTGTCCCAATACTGTATAAAAGTGATTTCCAAAATAGTCTGAAACAGTATTGAAAATTGTTTCTGGATTTGATGTTAAATATTCAAAAGAACTTTGAACTTTAAATTCATCAGTCTGATTTCCCGAACTATAAAGATATTTACTAAATGGGGTAGCATCAAATGTCGATGAATTATAATTCTTTGGAGTTTTATAATATCCATAACCAACTCCAGTTCCATCCATATCCAATTTATCATCTATAAAATCAGCTTCAAGCACATCTTGCCCTTCTCAAAAACTGTAAGCTGGTTTTGATAATGGGGAGTTCAATGTTGTATCTTTATTTTGATAAGCATTAGCATATTTAACACTCTTGTAATAAGACTTCTGAGCGTTTAATGCAACTGATGGAATTGCTAAACCAGTAGAAATTAAGATTGATGAAAAAGCAATAACTGTAACTAATAAAGCAATCGGTTTTTTTCCTGAACTTGCCAATGTTAAAGAAAATTTTAATGTGAATTTAGAATTTTTAAATACTCCATTTTTTAACTTGTTGATTAATTTTGATGATGACCATTTTGTATTAACAACCAAAATATCCATGACTGATTTATTCGTTAATAAGAACGCGCAAACTAATGATATTATAATTGCTAAAACTCCAAATGCCACAAATGAAATTGCCAACGAAATTCCTTCAAAAATAAATCCATGATATGGCGAACTAAAGTAACTAATAAACATTGAAGAAAATGGAATTTGCATTCCAACTCCTGCCAGTCAGCCTAACGGAATAACTATAAATGCAATAATCAAAGATTGAGCAATATACGAGACAGCAATCATTCAGGGGTTAGTTCCAATAGCTTTCAAAATTCCAATTTGTTTAGCGTTGAAATGAATAGTTTTTTTAATGCAAATGATTAAAGCAATTATTGCAATTATTGCAATAACTAGTGAGGCAATAACCGTGATAATATTGAACACTCTTAATGCTAATGGTTGTAAAGTTCATGACAATCTAAAATTAGAATCCGCAAATTTTACTGTTTTGAAAAATGATTTTATTTTTTCACTTGAAGTACCTGAATTTAGATACTCATAATTTGATTTTAAAGATTTTCCAACATTCATTTGTAATGCCAAGAATTTATTAACATCTGTTTTATATTGATTCTCAGTTCCAGTTAAAAAGAAATTAAATGATTGAGTTGCACTTCTTTCTGACTGTCCCGACGAAATTCCACTTGTTAAATCTCTTATTGTATCCCTATAGGCATAAATAATTGCACTTGTTTTTGTTTGAGGAACTGGAAAATCAGGATCAGCAGTAGGAAAATATGAATATGTATCAGTTGCAAAACCAACTACTTTATATAAAGCATCTCCAATACGTAAATGATCATTAAGTTTAATTTTGTTGGCTCTTGCGTATTGTTGAGAAAGTAAAATTTCTCCTCTATTTAAAGCATTACGACCATCTAAAATAGTGAAATTCATGTTATCACGATTATTTAAAATTACTGCACGATAACGAATTTGTGAAATACTATCAAAAATATAAGTTTCTTTTCTAAAATTTGCTTTGTAACCTGAAACTTTTGCTGTTTGCTGCAAATGATATTGATAAGCTGAGACTCTTGTTTGATTTCCAAAATTATTTCAGTCAATATCTTCTGGCTTTTCTGGAATTTCTTTATTAGGGTCCTTCATTGCTTCTTCTTCATCATTGTCAATAATTGCCTTATAATGGTCATCAAAGTAATCGTTTAGGTCAAAGTTTTCATAAGCATCCATTCTTTGCAAAATGCTTTGTTCTTGATCTAAATATTTAAAAGTTTTAAATTCAGCTGTATTTCCAAGAAAGCTTGCATCGCTAATAATTTTTTTACCATCTTTTTCAACAATTTTGGCTGCAGTTTGATTCACAATTCCACGAAAACCTTTCTTTTCCAAAAAATGGTTTCGTATACTTACTCCTTGTTTAATTTGTTCTTGATCAAGTTCAATTGAGTTATATAAGTATTGATTTTCATTTGTTTTACTAAATTCAGAACCTAGTTTTGTATCAAGTGTATAGTAATTTTCGTCACTAACAATATATTCAGGTCTAATTGCTTGTTCTTTATTAAATTTATAACCAGAAACAACTTCATAGAATAACTCTCCCGAATTTTCTATATCTTGACCCTTGAAAGGTCCACCATCCTTAAGGAATAACACTTCATATTCACTTTTCAGTCATTCAACAACTGTTGTTGCAACAATTTGAATATATGAATAAAAATCCCGTTTTTCTAAACTAACGTTTGCTCATGCTTGCTCTTTTTCTTCTGAAGTTTTAGCTGATTCATATTTATGTTTAGCTGAAATAATTGTATCAATAAAATTTGGCTCTTTAACCATTTCTCCAGCCATTGTATTATTTAAATACTTTTCTTCAATTTTTTCAGGATTGCTTAAAGAAAATTTTTGACTAGAATCTGCAAACGCCTTTAATGACAAAATAATTTCATTTGTCATAATATTTTTTTGAGTTTTTGCTCACTCATCACGATTATCGTTAGTAAGTTTTGAAAAATTTGTCTTGAATTCAGAATTTGCCTGTGGATTCAAAGAATTTCCTTCAAATAACCTTGTCAAAAATGTTTCTTTAAAAGAATATTCATGGTTTGTTGGATCATTAAATTTTTGAAGATAGTAACTATTTAAAGTAAAGTTGTAATCAACTTGGACTGTCTCTTCAGTTTGACTATCATAAATTCCAACATTGTCGAAATTCATAAAATCATTCAAAGGTATAAAAGTTGGCGTGGTATCTCCACCATTAACGCTTTTTCTTCCAGTATACAAAGAAGTTGAATAATCAAATCTTGGAACAGATTTAACAATTTGATTATATGAATTATTAAGACGAACCGTAATTGATAAAGAAGTCGACAAAATAAAAGTTGACAAAAAAGCTAAAATCATAATTATGATAAATTGAATTCTAAATTTAAATATTCCTTTAATCCCTTGCTTTAGCAACAAAAAGAAATTGTTTTGCTTTTTCATAATATTGCCCTTCCTATCTCAACTTATAGTATGAATATTTGAAATTATTAATGTTCTAAACATATAACACCTTTTATTTATACCATTTTTAAAAAATAAAAACATAATAATTTGCAAAAAATAACACTTAATGTGTGTTAAAATTATTTTGATTTTAATTTCACTTTTAAAAAAGAAAGGCATATTAGTATGAAAAAATTATTAATTATCTTAGGTTCAGTAAGCATTTTTGCTTCATCTGGAAGTACTGCTGCCTGCTCATGAGGAAACAAATATAAGGCTGATATTGTAAAAGACGTTCAAGACTATATTGCTGCTTCTTCATTTGTTGCTCAAGCAGCTATTTTAAATAATAAAGATGGCGCTAATATGGATTTGGATTATACTGCAAGTTATATTAAATCTTTAAAAATAGTTGATGTTTTGGGAGAAGAATGAATTAAGGGAATTGGTAACAGTACAATAACCAAAGAATCAAGTTTAGAATTTTTACTGAAGCAAGTTTTTGGTAATGATCGTTATAAAGTTAATAAAGATGACCTTGAGCAGGACTCAAAAATTGCTAGATCTATGGCCGAATTTGATGAAGAGGCAAAACAAAAAACTTTATCTGGTAATAGTTCGACTGCTAAAACACTTTCTTTAATTTCAGGATTAGTTAATATTTTATTTGGTGGTAGTTCATTCACTCCTCAAGGGCAGGGAGCTTTATTAGAAAGTATTATTGGAAGTGGCGACACTATTGGTAATCTAATTAAAGGAATATTGACACCGCAGCTTATTGAAACTTTAGATAGTGCCTTATCAGAAAAGGGACTTATAAATTTATTAAAACAAGCACTAAAGGAAATTCCTGGAAAGCAACCTGGTCAAGAGTATGTCACTGTAAAAGATGCTGTTAATAGTTGTATGAAACAAATTATCGACGCCATTATTAAAAAAGACACTACTTCTTTAGTAGTACCGCTGATTCAATATATTAGAGTTCTTGCTTATTATATGTCGGAATTTAAGCCATATCTTAATAATGTTGATGTTAATGATGTTATAAAAACAGATGCCGGTTTTGTAAATATTTTTGATATGACAAAAACAAATTCAGAAATTGTGTCTGAAGTTTTATTAAAAAATGATGGAAAAATTAATGAAGAAAAATTTGATCAAATTAATTTTAAAGAGTTGTTTAGCTTTTTGCAAATCTTTTTAGTTCCCGAACAAAAAGACCGTAATGGAATTAATTTTCAAAAATTGATATCAATTTTATTTCAAACACCTTCTATTCCCGAATTGGAAAATCCTTTTTTTGGAGCATTGCTGACAAATTTGAAAGATATATTGCAAACGCAATTGGCTACAAAATTAGCTTCTTCTGATGCGGTTAATGAAGTTGTTGGCTTAATTATTAAATTATTAAAAGATATCGGAAATGCTTTTGCGAACCAAGGTCCGCTTCCAGGAAAAGACTCTTTAAAAATAATTTTAAAAATTTTAGGAATGCTAGGTATTGAAAGTTTAAAACCATATAAACCATTATTTGATTATTTAAATACTAATAGTGAAATTTTTGATAACTTACTTGGCTCTCTATATAGTGGTAACGCCTTATCAGGAATTTTAAAAGCTTTAAACGATGGCGGAGTTATTAAAATCAGTGATGAAATTATTAATTCTTTAACAAATATAAAAACTGTTCTAACGACTCCAATTGCCAAACTTTTAAAAGCATTTGGAATAGACATTGAGACTAAGGCAATATTTTTATATGGACTAAAAACGATATCCTTAGCAGATATTATTGATAGCGCTGCTAGTTTTTTTGAAACAGGAAGAAAATATCCAAATTCCAAGTCAGAATATATTTTAGACACGAAAGATATGGCAAACTTGTTAGACGTTCTTAACACCCCAGAATTAATTAAATGAAAAGACAAACCAATTGAGGGATATCCTGAAATATTTAACAATACATTATCAGCTTTGTTAGTAGCAATAGTTTATCCAAATGATATTGAGCTAACAGAAGAGAGTCCAAAACTTAATGGAATTTCAAAAGCATCATATATTTTAGGTTTAAGAAAAAAAGCTGACAATACTGGATTTGATAATTTTAAAGAAAACTCAGTTTATGATGCAATTTATCAAGCCTATGGAAACAAAGAGTTGCCCGAAAGTCCAATGGCCGAAATTAAGGGAAAAACTATGTCAAAAATGGCTAATCTTTTAATCAAGGTATCAAAATGAATTCAAGATAAATCTTTACCAGCATATGTTAATGATAAATTTGGAGATTATTTGGACCAAAAAAACTGGACAACAAAATTTTTATCTGAGGAAAACTTTTATTATGTTTATAATGATGCTTTTATTAAGTATGAATTATATTACAATGATAAGGAATCAAAAACAAGGCAAACTTATATTGTTACTATTAAGCGTGATCGTATTAAGGGACATGAAAATCCAGGGAAAGAATGAAAAGTTTATGCAATAGATTAAAAAAGAACTAGTTAATCTAGTTCTTTTTCATTTTCAAATATAATTCATAAACTTTTTTCTCATATGATGAATGAGATTTATTTTTATAATACTTTATATCTTTAATTTCATTAGGCAAATATTGTTGATCTACTCAATCGTTTGGATAGTCATGAGCATACTTATATCCAATTCCACGATTAAGTTTTTTAGCGGACTTATAATGAGCATCTTTAAGATAGTCTGGCATATCATAAACTAAGCCATTTTGAATGTCACTATGAGCTTGCTTAACAGCCAAATAAGCTGAATTAGATTTTTCGCTCAACGCCATTTCAATTACTGCTAATCCCAAAGGAATAATTCCTTCTGGAAAACCCAATTGACGGAAGGCATTTGTCGCCATTAGAATTCTTGGTGGAAGTGTTGGATTAGCCATTCCAATATCTTCGTAGGCTATAATTAACATTCGACGCATTAAAGTTTCATAGTCTCCTATTTCATAGAGTCTGGCAAAATAATAAAGTGCTGCGTCCACATCGCTTCCTCGAACTGATTTTTGGAACGCTGATTTTAAGTCATGAATATCATCACCATAAGCACCTGAAGGATTTTTGGCATTTGGAACGGCTTTTAAAACTAAATTAATATCAATGTTTTGCTCGCTATAAAGCTTAACAAATATTTCTAGACTATTAATTAATGTTCGCACATCACCACTTGCCAAGTTACATAAATAATTCAAGGCTTCATCATTGATTGACAGCTTAATCGTCTTATTTGCAATTAGCTTTTTCACATACTTAAACATTTCCCCTGCTTCAACGCGTTTCAACTCAATAATATTTGCCCGTGAACGAATAGCCGGATTGATTACAAAAAATGGATTTTCTGTAGTTGTAGCAAACAGTTTAATATTACCTTTTTCCATATATTCTAGCAATATATCTTGCTTGTCCTTATTCATTCGATGAATTTCATCAATAATTAAAATAAAATTAGGCTCATCAATGGCCCTATTGACAATTTTAGTCAAGCGCTCTTTCTTATCATATGTTGCATTAAAAGTATCATAAGCAATATTCAAATCCTCAGCAAGAGCTACTGCAAAGGTAGTCTTTCCTGTCCCCGAAGGTCCATAAAAAATTAATGAAGTACAAAATTTTTTTTCTATCATTTTAATGATCATATCATTTGGGCCAAGAATATGAGTTTGTCCAATGATATCATTAACAGATTTTGGTCTTAACAAAAACGCCAACGGTTGATTCATTTCCTACCTCCATAAAAAAATAACTAGCATCCTAGTTATTTTACATTACATGATTAGTTAGATGTGAAAACTTCGTCAAATACTTGATCATAAGTTTCCATTCCCTTAATTTCTAAAACTGATTTAACTTCATCAGGAATTTCATCTAAATCTTTTAAATTTTTAACTGGTACTAAAATTTTTTTCAAACCACTACGTGCAGCCGAAATCGATTTTTCTCTTAATCCCCCAATTGGAAGCACAGAACCAGTTAGAGTAATTTCACCAGTCATACCTAAATCACGTGAAACTGGTTTATTTGATAAAGCCGATACTAACGCAGTTGTCATTGTAATTCCTGCTGATGGACCGTCTTTTGGAACAGCACCTTCAGGAACGTGAATATGTATGTCGCTTGTTTCAAAAATTGCTTTATCTATTCCAAATTTTTCATAATTTGATTTAACATAAGTTAAAGCAATTGTTGCTGATTCTTTCATAACTTCTCCAAGCTTACCAGTCAAAGTTAAATTTCCTTTACCTGGATAAACATTAACCTCAATTGGTAAAATATCCCCTCCAAATTGGGTATAAGCCAATCCGGTTACAACTCCAACATTTGATTGTCCTTGTTTTTCAGTGTGATCGAAAATACGTTTTCCTAAAAACTCATTAATAACTGCCGGAGTAACTACTAAATTTTCAATTTCCATATTTAATAATTTAACAATAAACTTACGAGCAATTGCTGAAATATGGCGTTCTAATTGACGAACTCCAGCTTCACGAGTGTAATATTTAATAATCTCATCAAAACTTTCATCAGTAAACATTAGTTCTTCTTTAGTTAAAGAGTGCTCTTTTAAAACACGTTCCACCAAATAGTCTTTAGCAATCTTCATCTTTTCAATTTCAGTATAGCTTGATAAATTAATGATTTCCATACGATCGTATAAAGCCTCAGGAATGTCTTCTGGGTAGTTTGCAGTCGCAATAAACATAACTTCGCTTAAATCATATGGCTCTTCAATATAATGATCAGAAAACTCCACGTTTTGTTCAGGATCTAAAACTTCCAACATTGCTGATGCTGGATCTCCTCGTTGATCGGAAGCCATTTTGTCAATTTCGTCTAATAAAAATAATGGATTTTTAACCTTTGCACGTTTCATTGTTTGAATTATACGCCCTGGCATTGCACCGATATATGTTTTACGGTGTCCTCTAATTTCAGACTCATCTTTAACACCACCCAAAGATATTTTTACAAAATTTTTACCCAAAGCTTCGGCAATTGATTTTGCCAAAGAAGTTTTACCAACTCCTGGAGGACCTACTAGAGTAATAATAGGCCCTTTTAATGATTTGGTCTTTTGCTTAACAGCCAAGAACTCAATAATTCGATCCTTAACCTTTTTAAGACCATAATGATGTTTATCCAAAATTTCTTGAGCAAATCTTAAATCTGCAATATCTTCTGTTGATTGTCATCACGGTAATGACATCATTCAATCAATATAATTTCTCTCTACAGTCGCTTCTGCTGAAGATGACTGCATATTTTCTAATTTAGAAATTGATGACAGAATTCGCTCCTTAACTTGTTTGGGAAATGGTTCCTTTTCCAAACGATCCTTATACTTTTCAACAGCTGATTTATCCGAATCTTCATCATTAAGCTCATCTTTAATAATACGCATCTTTTCACGTAAGTAGTATTCTTTTTGTTGTTGATCCATGCGATCTTTCAACTTTTTATTAATTTCTGAGTCAACATCTAGTGAAACATCTTTTTTACCTAAAAAATTTAAAATTTCTTCCAAACGCTTAACAAAATTTTGCTCACCTAAAAGAATATTTCTAGTTTCTAAGGAAATAAACGGCAAAGATTTTGCAATTGAATCGACAACATAATTGATGTTATCTAATGATTTAGTTTTTAGTCATTCAACAGCGACCTCCGGAAAATCCTTTGAAAGACTCGCAATTTCTGTTATTTGTTTATGAATAGTATCGACTTGACCTTCAATATTTGACACATCAGCTTCTAGAATTTCAGCTGAAGCCATAAAGTAACCATCTTTTTGCTCTGTAGAAATTAATTTTATACGTTCTTCTCCGGTTACTTCAACAGTCAAAGTTCCATCTTTTCATGTTTTAATAATTTTAATAGTTGCCAGAGTTCCAAAATCAAATAATTCGTCCATTGCTGGTTCATTGTCCATAACTTTACGTTGCGAAACAACAATAATTTTACCTTCAAATTCAGCAATTGCTGTCTTTGTAGATTCTTGAGTTTGTTTTCTACCTACTTCTACAGTTTCTGTAAATTTAGGAAATATGCAAATTCCTCTTGTGATAAATATAGGAAATTTGATTGTTTTATTCATAATTTCTCCCCCTTATTTTGGTACAAATAAATAATAACATATATATTAGCACTTTAATAGTCTTAGTGCTAATATAAAAACAAAGCCTTTCGACTTTGCTTATTTTATTATTCTACTTTCCGTTATTTTCGTATAAAAAGTCGTTTAATAAATCATTCAATAATTCAACCTTAATTTGATCAGGCTTAATAATATTTTTAATATAATCAATTTCAACTCCAAACTGAGATGCTAGATCTTGATATTTAGAATCAATTTGTTCTTCAGTTGCCTCAAACTTTTCTTTGGCCTTAATTTCTGAAGTCACTAAGTACCCCTCTAATTTAGCCTTAGCATCACCTAAAATCTCAGCTTCAATATCTTTATCAGTTAGTCCCGTTGCTTTTTTATAAGCCTTTAAAGTCAATCCTTGCTTTTGAACTTCTTGTTCAAATTCTTTTTTCATTTCCTGAACTTGACTATCAATTGCTGACTTTGGTAATTCAACTGTTGAGCCTTTAATGATTTCTCCAATAACTTCATTTACAAATTGAGCTTTCAATCCTTGAGCTTTTCTGGTTTGGAATTCATTTTTAATTTTCTCTTTTAATTGCTCAAAATTTTCAACCCCTGGAATATTTAAGTCTTTTGCCAATTCATCATCACGATTTGGTAAAATTCTTTCACTGATTGCTGTGATATTCAAAACAAACTTAGCTTCTTTACCAGCTAATTCTGGAGCATATTCAGTTGGAAAAGTTACAGATATTGCTTGATTATCGCCTAATCCTAAACCAATCATTGATGTTTCAAATCCTGGAATGAATTGATTAGACCCAATGATCAATTTATGTCCCTTAGCTTCTCCACCTTTAAAAGGAACATCATCAACATAACCTTTAAAATCAAAAGTAACAGCATCACCTTCAGCAATTTTAGCATCATTTGCTTTTGGTTTTTCCATTGCAAATTGCTGTTGATATTGAGTAATTGCTGTATCAATTTCTTCTTCTGTAACTTCTATACTTTGTTTTTCTACACTTTTAATTCCTGTATATTTTCCCAGTTTAATTTCAGGACGCAAATCAAAAAAGAAGTCAATAATAATTTCTTTTTCGCTTACTTTAAATGGCACTGGTGATGGAGAATTCATTGGTTCAATTTTCACATCTGAGTTACGAGCAAATTCAAATGCTGGTTGAATTGCCATTCTGAAACCTTCATTAAAAATTTTTGAAGGTGTTAAGTATTTATCAACTTCTTTTTGAGGTGCTTTACCCTTTCTAAATCCTGGGACTTCAACATTTGACTTCAATCTATTTTTAGCTTTTGTTAAAATTGTTGCTCACTCTTGACCATCAATTGTAACTGTTCATTTTCCCTGTCCTTGTTCAATTATTTTACTTTCTGCGAATTTCATTCTATTTTCTCCTTTTTCATATTTAATTTTCCATTTTATCTTCCGTATGCTACAGATATGTTTCTCGGTTTAATATTTAATGTTTGGGTGATAATATCTTCAACGTTTTTACTAATTAGCTTTTCTTCAAAAATAAAATCAGATGCTTGACCCTCAAATTTAATTTTAATCAAAATATATAATAAATTATCGTGATAAATTTCTGTAATTACTTCTATATTTGCAATGCTTGCTGAAGTTGAAGAAACTACTGTTGATTCAACTAGTTTATTTAAAGCGTATTGTTCAATATCTAAAGTTCCACGACTATTTCTTTCAATTGAAATATACATAATATTATCCTCCCTTTACTTTTTAATTAAATTTAACACTTT encodes:
- the lon gene encoding endopeptidase La, which produces MNKTIKFPIFITRGICIFPKFTETVEVGRKQTQESTKTAIAEFEGKIIVVSQRKVMDNEPAMDELFDFGTLATIKIIKTWKDGTLTVEVTGEERIKLISTEQKDGYFMASAEILEADVSNIEGQVDTIHKQITEIASLSKDFPEVAVEWLKTKSLDNINYVVDSIAKSLPFISLETRNILLGEQNFVKRLEEILNFLGKKDVSLDVDSEINKKLKDRMDQQQKEYYLREKMRIIKDELNDEDSDKSAVEKYKDRLEKEPFPKQVKERILSSISKLENMQSSSAEATVERNYIDWMMSLPWWQSTEDIADLRFAQEILDKHHYGLKKVKDRIIEFLAVKQKTKSLKGPIITLVGPPGVGKTSLAKSIAEALGKNFVKISLGGVKDESEIRGHRKTYIGAMPGRIIQTMKRAKVKNPLFLLDEIDKMASDQRGDPASAMLEVLDPEQNVEFSDHYIEEPYDLSEVMFIATANYPEDIPEALYDRMEIINLSSYTEIEKMKIAKDYLVERVLKEHSLTKEELMFTDESFDEIIKYYTREAGVRQLERHISAIARKFIVKLLNMEIENLVVTPAVINEFLGKRIFDHTEKQGQSNVGVVTGLAYTQFGGDILPIEVNVYPGKGNLTLTGKLGEVMKESATIALTYVKSNYEKFGIDKAIFETSDIHIHVPEGAVPKDGPSAGITMTTALVSALSNKPVSRDLGMTGEITLTGSVLPIGGLREKSISAARSGLKKILVPVKNLKDLDEIPDEVKSVLEIKGMETYDQVFDEVFTSN
- a CDS encoding replication-associated recombination protein A, coding for MNQPLAFLLRPKSVNDIIGQTHILGPNDMIIKMIEKKFCTSLIFYGPSGTGKTTFAVALAEDLNIAYDTFNATYDKKERLTKIVNRAIDEPNFILIIDEIHRMNKDKQDILLEYMEKGNIKLFATTTENPFFVINPAIRSRANIIELKRVEAGEMFKYVKKLIANKTIKLSINDEALNYLCNLASGDVRTLINSLEIFVKLYSEQNIDINLVLKAVPNAKNPSGAYGDDIHDLKSAFQKSVRGSDVDAALYYFARLYEIGDYETLMRRMLIIAYEDIGMANPTLPPRILMATNAFRQLGFPEGIIPLGLAVIEMALSEKSNSAYLAVKQAHSDIQNGLVYDMPDYLKDAHYKSAKKLNRGIGYKYAHDYPNDWVDQQYLPNEIKDIKYYKNKSHSSYEKKVYELYLKMKKN
- a CDS encoding ABC transporter permease; the protein is MKKQNNFFLLLKQGIKGIFKFRIQFIIIMILAFLSTFILSTSLSITVRLNNSYNQIVKSVPRFDYSTSLYTGRKSVNGGDTTPTFIPLNDFMNFDNVGIYDSQTEETVQVDYNFTLNSYYLQKFNDPTNHEYSFKETFLTRLFEGNSLNPQANSEFKTNFSKLTNDNRDEWAKTQKNIMTNEIILSLKAFADSSQKFSLSNPEKIEEKYLNNTMAGEMVKEPNFIDTIISAKHKYESAKTSEEKEQAWANVSLEKRDFYSYIQIVATTVVEWLKSEYEVLFLKDGGPFKGQDIENSGELFYEVVSGYKFNKEQAIRPEYIVSDENYYTLDTKLGSEFSKTNENQYLYNSIELDQEQIKQGVSIRNHFLEKKGFRGIVNQTAAKIVEKDGKKIISDASFLGNTAEFKTFKYLDQEQSILQRMDAYENFDLNDYFDDHYKAIIDNDEEEAMKDPNKEIPEKPEDIDWNNFGNQTRVSAYQYHLQQTAKVSGYKANFRKETYIFDSISQIRYRAVILNNRDNMNFTILDGRNALNRGEILLSQQYARANKIKLNDHLRIGDALYKVVGFATDTYSYFPTADPDFPVPQTKTSAIIYAYRDTIRDLTSGISSGQSERSATQSFNFFLTGTENQYKTDVNKFLALQMNVGKSLKSNYEYLNSGTSSEKIKSFFKTVKFADSNFRLSWTLQPLALRVFNIITVIASLVIAIIAIIALIICIKKTIHFNAKQIGILKAIGTNPWMIAVSYIAQSLIIAFIVIPLGWLAGVGMQIPFSSMFISYFSSPYHGFIFEGISLAISFVAFGVLAIIISLVCAFLLTNKSVMDILVVNTKWSSSKLINKLKNGVFKNSKFTLKFSLTLASSGKKPIALLVTVIAFSSILISTGLAIPSVALNAQKSYYKSVKYANAYQNKDTTLNSPLSKPAYSFWEGQDVLEADFIDDKLDMDGTGVGYGYYKTPKNYNSSTFDATPFSKYLYSSGNQTDEFKVQSSFEYLTSNPETIFNTVSDYFGNHFYTVLGQAFSIGMIDQMFAMILNSKESLNPKISDANWNDEAKLAMVRQISSSVTESIPTLIKAVMGSVSGVGPGNSESNNWKQQIIDVLMSEVPPYVKGYIQKESRLEQYSLGYNFEQFIPKKESISTELNVSSDRYNNVGITGLDKSQVAYKLDQESEERAFFDRKTIKALEKVFNSSNPQADASINDIEFNGTKVYDKATNTLTAPVITNQQSRTVYKLKKDQTLTNLETTSKVLQLAKNGIELPKQAWIYNDNDYVNSDYYTNSKIKAIDDSGETRSYADFAKTRTGVIEGEESYLNPFALDNNKFTYSKQYNQVNYGSNKLKDKASMFNDFSYNVDGELQATLIRPYYEYKNLELFIPYSQLENGAGVEMFLNGYSPGNISKHNQWYEKDVPSRNVPKAVQKAWQTEENQNEKYLLVRPFDTSYTLGDVENQGMSNLLSQPKYWFKYALTGDIPALKQGLNIKTNYINKDLIVNIKAVGNMTSYNEKIIVMDSSLANLIGNYSTARKIGIKDTTFDYSTKVPAGEIDQSTGTISDKFDRYKLRDANSKDVLNTNWWELTYMGKQALDYAPLYWHNGKYSNVEEPLGLTSGISYLSAGNTGQYALGLGGNLANNFVESMIESQKLLSTSKDLINQISVLAASIGMLLIIAVIITAALLIMLVGDIYISQYQKFMILMRALGYSNWKVQKYAFGTVTIFGLLVWILATAVTWGLIALGILGIYALGLAVPFGVSWWPPVISFVIIMSSFIGSLVVSSGKIRRGNPSELMTGFGD
- a CDS encoding MOLPALP family lipoprotein — encoded protein: MKKLLIILGSVSIFASSGSTAACSWGNKYKADIVKDVQDYIAASSFVAQAAILNNKDGANMDLDYTASYIKSLKIVDVLGEEWIKGIGNSTITKESSLEFLLKQVFGNDRYKVNKDDLEQDSKIARSMAEFDEEAKQKTLSGNSSTAKTLSLISGLVNILFGGSSFTPQGQGALLESIIGSGDTIGNLIKGILTPQLIETLDSALSEKGLINLLKQALKEIPGKQPGQEYVTVKDAVNSCMKQIIDAIIKKDTTSLVVPLIQYIRVLAYYMSEFKPYLNNVDVNDVIKTDAGFVNIFDMTKTNSEIVSEVLLKNDGKINEEKFDQINFKELFSFLQIFLVPEQKDRNGINFQKLISILFQTPSIPELENPFFGALLTNLKDILQTQLATKLASSDAVNEVVGLIIKLLKDIGNAFANQGPLPGKDSLKIILKILGMLGIESLKPYKPLFDYLNTNSEIFDNLLGSLYSGNALSGILKALNDGGVIKISDEIINSLTNIKTVLTTPIAKLLKAFGIDIETKAIFLYGLKTISLADIIDSAASFFETGRKYPNSKSEYILDTKDMANLLDVLNTPELIKWKDKPIEGYPEIFNNTLSALLVAIVYPNDIELTEESPKLNGISKASYILGLRKKADNTGFDNFKENSVYDAIYQAYGNKELPESPMAEIKGKTMSKMANLLIKVSKWIQDKSLPAYVNDKFGDYLDQKNWTTKFLSEENFYYVYNDAFIKYELYYNDKESKTRQTYIVTIKRDRIKGHENPGKEWKVYAID